In a single window of the Cucumis melo cultivar AY chromosome 11, USDA_Cmelo_AY_1.0, whole genome shotgun sequence genome:
- the LOC127151712 gene encoding uncharacterized protein LOC127151712, producing the protein MPPRRGARRGGGRGGRGAGRGQPAEQPAAPPVNPDVPVNPNAPVTQADLAAMEQRYQAMLQAALAPFLAAQQNQAAPVQDQPVVPPAPVQDQPVIPPAPVEAQPVPVQLSAEAKHLRDFRKYNPKTFDGSLDNPFRAQLWLTSIETIFRYMKCPEDQKVQCAAFCLEDRGTAWWETAERALGGDASKITWEQFRESFYAKFFSANVKHAKLQEFLNLEQGKLSVEQYDAEFDLLSRFAPDVVRDEAARTERFVNGLRLDLQGFVRALRPTTHADALRIALDLSLHERAGQSKVVGTGSASGQKRKAEAQPDVVPQQTPRSGGVFQRHRRELAAAGRTLRELPTCTTCGKVHGGQCLAGSGVCFRCRQPGHTADACPRKPLEATPRQPSAPQQGRVFATNRQEAERASTVVTGRGRGKGKGKLASDVK; encoded by the exons atgccgccacgtagaggtgcacgccgagggggtggcaggggaggcagaggagccggtcgtggccaaccggcggagcaacctgccgcgccgccagtcaaccccgacgtaccagtcaaccctaatgcaccggtcactcaggcggatctcgccgcaatggagcagcgttaccaggccatgctgcaagctgctctagcgccgttcctcgctgctcagcagaaccaggccgcccctgttcaggaccagcctgtagtccctccagcccctgttcaggaccagcccgtcatccctccagccccggtggaagctcagccggtgccagtacaactgtcagctgaggccaagcacttgagggattttaggaagtacaacccgaagactttcgacggatccttggacaacccctttagagcccagctgtggttgacatccatagagacgatcttcaggtacatgaagtgcccagaagaccagaaggtgcagtgtgcagctttctgtttggaggatagggggactgcctggtgggagactgctgagagggcgctgggaggagatgccagcaagatcacatgggagcaattcagggagagcttttatgctaagttcttctctgccaacgtgaagcacgccaagctccaagaattcctaaacttggagcaaggcaaactgagcgtggaacagtatgatgccgagttcgacctgttgtcccgttttgcccctgatgtggtaagggatgaggccgccaggactgagagatttgttaatggcctcaggttagacctccagggttttgtacgagctcttcgaccaaccactcatgcggatgctctacgcatagcactggatctgagcctgcatgagagagctggtcaatctaaggttgtcggcacagggtcagcctcgggacagaagaggaaggcggaGGCGCAGCCCGACGTAGTACCACAGCAGACtccgaggtcaggaggtgtcttccagagacaccgtcgggagctggcagcagctgggagaactttgagagagctacccacttgtactacctgtgggaaggtccatggaggacaatgtttagctgggagtggagtctgcttcaggtgcaggcagccggggcacactgctgatgcgtgtcctcggaaacccttagaGGCGACGCCACGTCAGCCTTCTGCtccccagcaggggagagtctttgccacgaaccggcaggaggccgagcgagctagtacggtggtgacag gtagaggacgaggtaagggcaaaggcaagctggcgagcgacgtgaagtga
- the LOC103495907 gene encoding probable receptor-like protein kinase At2g23200: MGSGMITPETDTLWRTWLPDSEFMPLQSSARTVTFNGKLNFNRQETIYVAPVFVYSNAKVLDMNTSTRSRDSTLTWVFNVKKKSKYFLRLLWCDIANPNSKTFNFDVFIGVNQTSLQSTEVTQDNVFALPFWYEFIIVTDRSGFFNVGIGLINNDPLSRAFLNGIEIMELIDKSFVGVVDLSMGEEKQSPKMIIVGVCVGGVVIIGLIIGLAVFCFVRNRKLRKHRPMLLPQNDPSSEKIVSIADIAPNLNLELKIPFGVINDATDGFDDKKMIGIGGFGKVYAGRIGEKDVAVKRSQPGHGQGIKEFHTEVIIFSQIRHRFLVSLYGYCDENQEMILVYEYMEGGTLKDYLYGSKAKDKVPLTWQKRLEICIDAAKGLHYLHTGSTATIIIHRDIKTTNILLDKELNAKVADFGISKTGVPDAKELDITIRGTYGYLDPEYFNTGQLTEKSDVYSFGVVLFEVLSARAPIVKTAPSEETNLADWAVLCKSRGEIEKLIDPFLVGAIEANSLRKFVEVAEKCVDEVGANRPSMHDVVYDLELALQFQFTPVGDGKGYEGISTTIVEAPWDINSGILDRIPSKGNDDSILLEEDSMTGNARELAAEFRIDCAR, from the exons ATGGGTAGTGGGATGATCACTCCAGAGACTGACACGTTATGGAGAACTTGGCTCCCAGATTCTGAATTCATGCCTCTTCAATCCTCTGCCAGGACCGTCACCTTCAATGGAAAATTAAATTTCAATAGACAAGAAACAATTTACGTAGCCCCAGTCTTCGTTTACAGTAATGCAAAAGTATTGGATATGAACACCAGCACTCGCTCAAGAGATTCAACTCTAACTTGGGTTTttaatgtgaaaaaaaaatccaagtATTTTCTTCGCTTACTTTGGTGCGACATCGCTAACCCAAATTCcaaaactttcaattttgaCGTCTTCATTGGCGTCAATCAAACTTCGCTCCAATCCACAGAAGTTACTCAAGACAATGTGTTTGCGTTGCCATTTTGGTACGAGTTTATCATCGTTACTGACCGTTCGGGGTTCTTCAATGTGGGCATAGGCCTGATCAATAATGATCCATTGTCAAGGGCTTTCTTGAATGGAATTGAGATTATGGAGTTAATTGACAAATCCTTTGTGGGTGTTGTTGATTTAAGCATGGGAGAGGAGAAACAGAGTCCAAAGATGATTATTGTTGGGGTTTGTGTTGGTGGGGTTGTGATTATTGGTTTGATAATTGGATTGGCTGTGTTTTGTTTTGTAAGAAATAGGAAGTTAAGAAAGCATCGTCCCATGCTTCTTCCTCAAAATGATCCGTCCTCGGAGAAGATTGTGTCGATTGCGGATATTGCGCCTAATTTGAACCTTGAACTCAAGATACCCTTTGGGGTAATAAATGACGCAACTGATGGATTTGATGACAAGAAAATGATTggtattggaggatttggaaaGGTTTATGCTGGGAGAATTGGAGAGAAGGATGTGGCTGTGAAGCGAAGTCAACCTGGACATGGACAGGGTATTAAGGAGTTTCACACAGAGgttattatattttctcaaattCGACATCGTTTTCTCGTTTCGTTATATGG GTATTGCGACGAAAACCAGGAGATGATCTTGGTTTATGAATACATGGAGGGGGGAACTTTAAAAGATTATTTATACGGTTCAAAGGCTAAAGATAAAGTTCCATTGACATGGCAAAAAAGGCTTGAAATCTGCATCGATGCAGCAAAAGGTCTTCACTATCTACACACTGGCTCGACCGCGACCATCATCATACACCGAGACATTAAAACCACAAATATCTTACTCGACAAAGAGTTGAACGCAAAGGTTGCCGATTTCGGCATATCGAAAACTGGAGTACCCGACGCCAAAGAATTAGACATTACCATTAGAGGAACTTATGGATATCTGGATCCAGAATACTTCAACACTGGACAGTTGACAGAGAAATCGGACGTTTACTCGTTTGGCGTCGTGCTTTTCGAAGTTCTCTCGGCCAGAGCACCAATCGTTAAGACCGCTCCAAGTGAAGAGACAAACTTAGCTGACTGGGCAGTTCTGTGCAAAAGCAGAGGAGAGATTGAGAAACTGATTGATCCTTTTCTTGTGGGAGCAATAGAAGCAAATTCGTTGAGGAAATTTGTGGAAGTTGCAGAGAAGTGTGTCGATGAAGTTGGGGCGAATAGGCCTTCAATGCATGATGTGGTGTATGATTTGGAATTGGCTTTGCAGTTTCAGTTCACGCCTGTGGGGGATGGGAAGGGGTATGAGGGGATTAGCACCACCATTGTTGAAGCTCCATGGGATATCAATTCGGGAATTCTTGATCGGATTCCGTCCAAAGGGAATGATGATTCAATCTTGCTAGAAGAAGATAGCATGACTGGGAATGCTAGAGAATTGGCTGCTGAGTTTAGGATTGATTGTGCTAGATGA
- the LOC127143907 gene encoding uncharacterized protein LOC127143907: MSNSLSDVSRLYKDLVSALLKSVSEASCGSLDDLEDKEECNEIVEGRAELINVLKTVNFELHVQEPFFTQLKDGLKRVEGRCVAGNYNRIQSGALILFNKCLLFEVQDVRQYPSFYAMLKAESLDNVLPGVKTLTDEF, from the exons ATGTCAAATTCTCTATCAGATGTTTCCAGATTGTATAAGGACCTAGTATCTGCTCTTTTGAAGTCAGTTTCCGAAGCATCGTGTGGGTCACTAGATGACTTGGAGGACAAAGAAGAATGTAATGAGATTGTTGAAGGACGAGCTGAATTAATAAAT GTTCTAAAGACAGTAAACTTTGAGCTTCATGTTCAGGAGCCTTTCTTTACTCAGCTAAAAG ATGGCCTAAAGAGAGTGGAAGGAAGATGTGTTGCTGGTAATTACAATCG AATTCAGTCTGGAGCGTTGATACTTTTCAATAAATGTTTGTTGTTTGAGGTTCAG GATGTACGTCAATACCCTTCATTTTATGCGATGTTGAAAGCGGAGAGTCTTGATAACGTTCTTCCTGGAGTAAAAACATTAACAGATG AATTTTGA